The following is a genomic window from Solanum stenotomum isolate F172 chromosome 4, ASM1918654v1, whole genome shotgun sequence.
TTCAAGGACAGGTCATCTTCAGGCAGCTTATCACACTTTTCGTTATCTACAAAAGGATCTGGGACTAGGGCTATTCATTAATTCGAATTCTTCATTCCAAATTTTTGgtttttgtgatgcagattgggcGGCTTGTTCTAATACTCGACGATCTATCAGTGGTTTCTATATTAGTTTTGGTGGTTGTCCTATCTCCTGGAAGTCCAAGAAACAATCTGTTGTTACACTCTCTTCTGCAGAAGCGGAATATCAATCCATGCGTCGATTGGTTGCTAAACTCGCCTGGATTGTCCGTTTACTCTCAGATCTCTCTGTCTCTCCTTCTCTCCCAATATCTTTGCAGTGTGATAACCAGGCAGTGATCCACATCGCCAAAAATCCAGTTTTTCATGAACGCACGAAGCATATTGAACTCGATTGTCATTTTGTTCGCGAAAAATTGGTAGATGGTCTTATCTCTCTCAATTTCACCCCCTCCTCTTCTCAAATTGCCGATCTTTTTACCAAGGCATTGGTTGGTCCCTTGCACAGACATTTTTTAGGCAAGTTAGGTGTCCGATCTCCGGACTCCTACTTGAGGGGGAATGTTGGAACTCATGATCATCAACTGGCAGCACCAAGAATGAAGAAAGCGAATGAAGAAGATAAGCTTTATTCGGACACGGGTTGAGGGCCTTATTCTGGAATAAACGTCTCTTGGGCctgatattttatatttgggTTTCATCCCAGCTGAAGCACACAAATGCCATTTCAGCAGCCCATTTCAATATACAGCTTTGCTTATTTTAATTCACTTTGTATAGGAAAAgattttttagattattttagcATAGGATGAGATGTAAAGTATATAATCAGAGTTGGTTACCTACTTCCTTTAAAAATTGACTTTCTAGTCCTTAGTTTACATGGATAAGTAAGCAACTCTTTGTACAGTTTTAGTTCAgtgaaaatagagaaaaaattcCCAAATAATTCTTCTAAGATTTCTTTGAAATCTTTCATTTTGTGAGTATCATAGTGTTGCTTGACaaatttttcatctttaattaaCGAATACCATGATCTGTAAACGCCTTTGAACCTTATAAGTGATTTCACGGAAAGTTCCGTGAGTATATCAATTATGATATCAGTGGGAATATTTTGGTTGGAATTATAATTGTTTCTAGGATACTTAGGTTTTGATACTAATATTGAATCCATCGACGTATTTTGTCCAAATTAGCGTTAGCAAGTCTATCTATAAACATATTAAGTCCAATATTGTTGTTTTCACTATACAAATCCTATTTTGACATAAACACAATTTTGGTTTCCTACTTCTTATATGAAATATACTAATATTAATAGACAAAAATAGAATTTTGATCTCCTAATTCTAAATATAGATTATACTAATATTTATAGACGAAAATATCTTAAATGTTGACCTAACTTTTATCACCAAAAGTTTTTGTCTCATGTTAGTATGGTGAActggatttaaaaaaaaaaattgaaccctATGGatataatgttatatttttctctataattatttctaaattatcttgtatatttagttttttctttttatataattaagtCCAATTAGTTTGTATCCTGAAATAAAGACGAGGAAACTAAGATCAAGAGACGCATATATGAAAGaagttttctcttttttcttgttattcAATATTTACAATATCATCTAGATAGGACtacaataattgttttcttgtCTCAATAGAATTACAATATTTCTTTACCTAATTATTATAGTTAATTATTAGTTGGAccaccaaatttattttttctgcCAACAACTTTCTATACCATATATAGGATATAACATTTAAATAAAAGTTACATTAATATTTATCAAACAATCCGTTATCGTCCAGCGGTTAGGATATCTGGCTTTCACCCAGGAGACCCGGGTTCGATTCCCGGTAACggaactttttttaaaaaattaataaattaattatttttcgattgaaaagaaaactatttttttttcaacatatctgaaatattaacataattttttactttatttctaTCAGTTGTTTCGTGTGGTTCggttataatattattttgttgtagtattGTTCTGctactatttgttgtttttgttactATTTGTTGTATGGATAAAGTATTTGTCTTGCTTTGCGAAGGTTTAGgcttgttaattagtgtatGTTGTAATACTAGTCACACTCTTGTAGTTCTTGTCttatgttgttgattgtgtttcgattatcacaatattttattgttgttattgtcgTTTCTTTCTTGTAGACTTTacaattcttttcttattaatggTTATGCttaatttcttcattgtttCCTTCTTATTTACTAAGGTTTGATGCACTTGAGTTGAGGGTCTTCCGACAATAGTCTCTCTACTTCCATGAAGTAGTGGTAAGATTTGTATATACCCTACCCTCTCGGGACCTCACTTAGTGGAATTTCACTAGATCgagatatgttgttgttgctgttaCTATTTGTCGTCTCTTGTACTTCTATTATGTCTTTTTCTAGACTGTTTTTGTCTTGAGCCAAGGATCTATCAAAAACAACCTCTTTACTGATAATATAGAAGTAAAGTCTATGACTCAACATAGACTCTACCTTCCCTCGATCCTACTTTCTGGGACTACGTACACCAATATGCTATAGTTGTTGTTTTCACTTTATTCAATTACATACTTCCATTTGCATGCATgtaatcttttttatattataaactAAAGAACTATAAAACTAAGATTACCATAGAATAgaagtgaaaaattacaaagagaaaataacaaaatgcaAACTTAGGgttattttttcatcaaacaATATACAATCAAATAATGTTGCATGCATaccaaaatgaataaaaaaacacaaattaatttattcaacCAAATACCAAACCAATACTCAAAACAAATGTCACAAACCAACCACCATCCACATTCATAATCATACCCCCATTATTATTAGTCGTGTCACCGTCATCATTGCTATCACCATCACCATCATCAGCACCGGAACTCGGCCCCATCGCTCTATTGTCGGAATTAATAGATTGTGATTTAAATAATTCGCTTGGCTGCAAAACTTTATCAATTTTGTAAACTGCTAATGGCTCATCATCTAATAAAGTTCCAGTAATTTTTGCTGTTACAACATTTGTCTCTAATTTTACATTATCTCCAtcattttttatagaaaaatcatatttattatttttaccttttgtTGTTGCCATAGTATTTATAAATCCATTTTTTGACCTTAACATGCCTAAAGAATGATAATCTGGTATACCATggtataataataaagaaatttgtccattttttgttaaatttttgtaCTTAGGTAAAAAATTGTTAACGACTTTATCAATCGGACAAAAAACAGTTAGACCATTTTCCATAAGATCGATAAATTGTTTCGAAATTTGGGTATTTTGTAAAAGTTTTGCGAATTCTTTGCAACCTTTTTTGGACATTAAATCGATTAAATCAACGTCTGCCGGAGCAGCCACGGGAGCTTCCGCGGCGGGGGATGTGATGATGTTGCTTAGCTGTATGACGGAGATGTTGTAAGGGATTTCTTGTATGGATTTGACGAAATTTGATGAGAAATGGCCATCGTTGTCTTCTGTGGCAAACCCTACTTTTTTGCCTTTCATGTTAGTAATGTTGACGTACCCTGAGGTTCCGGGAGCTTCACCTGTAGAaacgaattcaaaattttaattaagtcACGAGTTCAAGAAATATTgtcttatttgaaaaaaatatatatgaatgaaACTAGTAGTGTACTAGGGCTAATATTCATTAACTATAGCCtcaacttaaaaaatatatagtaggTTCAATTAAATCTAGAGATAATAAAATCAGAcgtttttttaataattcattCAAAGAACTCTGGTTTAATAGGTTGAGTTATGATTTGTTTGTTGACTTGACATGACATCTTGAACCCGGAATGATCTATCAAACTATTGGGTCGATATAATAAATGCAACCCAAAAATGAAAGAGATATATAGAAAACTGTGTAAATATAAAAGaacttaatatttaaatttacatattttttcaaaagaaaaaaaaaatggggggAATGGGGGGATCATATTTGGTGGGTTGACTTATGACCCATCTTGACCAAAGCAAATTTTGGATGAATGTTTAGTTGAAATTGTGCTTATTAACCTTTTCTCTGttctataattgaaaaataactattattatacACTTTAAATTTCACAAGTGACCTTCAGAATATTAGCATGAATTTGATCACTCGTGAAATTTGAAACTTCGTAATAATAGTTATTTTTCAAACTGAGGCTAAAAGGTGGTTGTTATTCCAAATGTTTATTAATTTTCCCGGTTTTAACCTGTCCAAATTTGACTCGACCATTCGATATGTCATTTTGAATCTTACCTGTTGCTTGGAAAAGAGTGGCAGTTAGGGTTGTTCCCTTAGTAATCCTATGAAGTTGCTTGGAACCAAAGTAATCTGCAAAAACATGTAGAGAGAGAACATTCTTGAGAGTATAAATGGACATGTGTTTATCGAGAAGGTCGCCCATGGCGGCGTTATTCACCGCGCAAACGGTGATGGTTTGGCGGCGATTGATTTCGGAAGCTAAGTGAGTTAGGGTTAAATAACGGTTAAAGGTTGAGAATTCAGGGTGTTTGGCGAGTATAAGACTGATATTGTGGGCTGAGGAGTTGGTGGTCAAAGCGAGAAATAGTAAGAGTAATAGAGAAATCGAGGATTTCTCCAACGAGAGCGTCATTTTTGGGCAATAGATCGATGATAAAACGTATTTGAATATAAGAGGGAAAAATATAAGAGGAGATGTAGGAGTCTTTGTAAATGAGGggtatatttataaatatatatagatgatATATGGAAGGTGTATATTCCAAAATAAGTGTTGATTAGACTAtcaacttaatattttaaaaatattattattcaaaaattataaaatactaTAAGTAGGAATTCCTATTATATATGTCTATATGATAagaaatacatatttaattattaattaaaattcctattatttgaatttcgaaaagcaaaaaataaaaaataatgtggaACATAGGGAGTAATTCAAAGTGCAATATTGGTCTATGAAGTAGCTAACTAGTCATTAGTCAATTGTTGTTacaaattgaatataaattataattattaacaCGTTCTATTTATAAATTCTCATGAGTTTTCTTGACTTTACTTCTAATTATTTCCATTTTAATAAACTACGTAGTACTCATCATTAAAATCTCAAACctccaaataaattaattaaaaatgatccAGAATTAGTTGAGACGAATATGTACCATTAGTTTTATAACGGCGAGAGAATAGTTGATCGCAATTTTAAATATGGTGAGTAAAAGtaaacaattttgaaaaaaatcatatatatatatatatatatatatatatatatatatatNGAATTGAGTCAAAAATAGACAAGTGGGTGAACATGATCCTTTCAGATTTCTTATGCGCAAAATAATAAAGATtttttgcaacaaaaaaaaaaagacattgaAAAATCCGCGGTAATTTAATTTCCTCTTGGTAAAGTACATTGTTAATAAGCAAAAatttaggggtgttcacggtttggataaaaactgaaccaaatcgataaaataaaccgattttatttagatttggtttggttttagattttaaaaaactgatagtatttggtttggttatgattttgttcGAAAAAACCGAATAAATAACCGAATCGAAccaataaattatatacatatattttattattatacatacttaatatattatttttataaacaattttaaatatcttaattatgttttcatcaaaatttctttataatttacttattgaaagcaaaaatgctcaaggtgaaaacatttatcttattgatttcatgtatatgggtgtctatgacaattctttgtgggactcaaaatgttattgtctcttccttctacaCCAACATAgtaaattttaaagctttattcatagtaaatttagtgatagAAAGTTCAGTATTGTcactcattttaattatttttcattttgaatggattgtagttacttttttcacgttttgaatgaattatttcttttatttttgtgtatgattaataaccgaataactgttttgtctatgacaattctttgtgggactcaaaatgttattgtctcttccttctacaccaaaatagtaaattttaaagctttattcatagtaaatttagtgatagAAAGTTCAGTATTGTCActcattttgactatttttcattttgaatggattgt
Proteins encoded in this region:
- the LOC125862132 gene encoding fasciclin-like arabinogalactan protein 2 is translated as MTLSLEKSSISLLLLLFLALTTNSSAHNISLILAKHPEFSTFNRYLTLTHLASEINRRQTITVCAVNNAAMGDLLDKHMSIYTLKNVLSLHVFADYFGSKQLHRITKGTTLTATLFQATGEAPGTSGYVNITNMKGKKVGFATEDNDGHFSSNFVKSIQEIPYNISVIQLSNIITSPAAEAPVAAPADVDLIDLMSKKGCKEFAKLLQNTQISKQFIDLMENGLTVFCPIDKVVNNFLPKYKNLTKNGQISLLLYHGIPDYHSLGMLRSKNGFINTMATTKGKNNKYDFSIKNDGDNVKLETNVVTAKITGTLLDDEPLAVYKIDKVLQPSELFKSQSINSDNRAMGPSSGADDGDGDSNDDGDTTNNNGGMIMNVDGGWFVTFVLSIGLVFG